The Streptomyces clavuligerus genome includes a region encoding these proteins:
- a CDS encoding FAD-dependent monooxygenase — protein MTVPTEQQAEVVIAGAGPTGLTLAYELALAGVDCLVLEKLERRVEQVKGGGLQPRTAELLELRGLLEPLRRRALPGGGVAGHFAALPVPLDCTPWQTRHPFPIAIPQGEIEDVLEERAGAAGARVLRGAAVREVEPDGDGVTVTTDGPRVRARWLVACDGAHSTVRKLLGLPFPGRPGTHRAVLADIRLSAVSPLVPRRMGHISTLTRRAGGHWSMLVPLGGDRYRITFGRADRTGADQDTPVTHEEIATALRAVYGDGTTLGAVDNASRFGDATRQLEHYRVGRVLFAGDAAHIHPPLGGQGVNLGIQDAFNLGWKLAATVRNRAPGGLLDTYHTERHPAAAQVLHHTSAQRALAEPEPGGDLAALRDLFIELLRLPDANRRIAGLMSGLSLRYEPPGEPSGSSGHGAHPLVGRRVPDADLLTGTGPTRLSTLFHSGHALLLDLTGTVPTGLRLPPRVDLVRATRTDDGPGVLAAPDAAALLIRPDGHVCWATDTPETDGGTVLAAIARHLTTAD, from the coding sequence GTGACGGTGCCGACGGAGCAGCAGGCCGAGGTCGTCATCGCGGGCGCCGGTCCGACCGGACTGACGCTGGCGTACGAACTGGCCCTGGCCGGGGTCGATTGCCTGGTCCTGGAGAAGCTGGAGCGGCGGGTCGAACAGGTGAAGGGCGGCGGGCTCCAGCCCCGTACCGCCGAACTGCTGGAACTGCGCGGGCTGCTGGAGCCGCTGCGGCGGCGGGCCCTGCCGGGCGGCGGCGTGGCCGGGCACTTCGCGGCCCTGCCCGTGCCGCTGGACTGCACCCCCTGGCAGACCCGGCACCCCTTCCCGATCGCGATCCCCCAGGGGGAGATCGAGGACGTGCTCGAAGAGCGGGCGGGTGCCGCCGGTGCGCGGGTGCTGCGCGGCGCCGCCGTCCGCGAGGTCGAGCCGGACGGCGACGGGGTGACCGTGACGACGGACGGCCCACGGGTGCGGGCCCGCTGGCTGGTGGCGTGCGACGGCGCCCACAGCACGGTGCGGAAGCTGCTCGGGCTGCCCTTCCCCGGCAGGCCCGGAACCCATCGGGCGGTGCTCGCCGACATCCGGCTCTCCGCCGTGTCGCCGCTGGTACCGAGGCGGATGGGGCACATCAGCACCCTGACCCGCCGTGCGGGCGGCCACTGGTCCATGCTCGTCCCGCTCGGCGGCGACCGGTACCGGATCACCTTCGGACGCGCCGACCGGACGGGCGCCGACCAGGACACCCCCGTCACCCACGAGGAGATCGCCACCGCGCTGCGGGCCGTGTACGGGGACGGGACCACCCTCGGCGCCGTGGACAACGCCTCCCGGTTCGGCGACGCCACCCGGCAACTGGAGCACTACCGCGTGGGCCGCGTCCTCTTCGCGGGCGACGCCGCGCACATCCACCCGCCCCTGGGCGGCCAGGGCGTCAACCTCGGCATCCAGGACGCCTTCAACCTCGGCTGGAAACTGGCCGCGACCGTGCGGAACCGGGCACCGGGCGGCCTCCTGGACACCTACCACACCGAACGGCATCCGGCCGCCGCCCAGGTCCTGCACCACACCTCGGCACAGCGCGCGCTGGCGGAACCCGAGCCGGGAGGGGACCTCGCGGCCCTGCGCGACCTCTTCATCGAACTGCTGCGGCTGCCCGACGCCAACCGCCGTATCGCGGGGCTGATGTCGGGCCTCTCCCTGCGCTACGAACCACCCGGTGAGCCGAGTGGGTCCAGCGGGCACGGCGCGCATCCGCTCGTCGGCCGGCGCGTGCCCGACGCCGACCTGCTCACCGGGACCGGTCCCACCCGCCTGTCCACACTGTTCCACTCGGGTCACGCCCTCCTGCTCGACCTGACCGGCACGGTCCCGACGGGCCTTCGGCTCCCGCCCCGCGTCGACCTCGTCCGCGCCACCCGCACCGACGACGGCCCGGGCGTTCTGGCCGCTCCGGACGCCGCCGCGCTCCTCATCCGCCCCGACGGCCATGTCTGCTGGGCCACGGACACCCCCGAGACGGACGGCGGCACCGTCCTCGCCGCCATCGCCCGCCATCTGACGACGGCGGACTGA
- a CDS encoding TetR/AcrR family transcriptional regulator, translating into MDSKPGLRERKKLRTRAAISEAAIALFLEHGFQQVPVARVAEAAEVSKRTLFAYFPTKEDLVVHRLADHETEIARVVRSRPPGTAPLAAVRGNFLGGLRERDPFTGLNDRPEVRRLHRMIVEAPSLVARMERFRTGAEHALAQALRETADTSGLTARLAAVQIVAVHWALAQDNAARMADGESADERLAGAVADAEHAFALLENGLNGPQGLPPGR; encoded by the coding sequence GTGGACAGCAAGCCAGGGCTGCGGGAACGGAAGAAGCTGCGGACGCGCGCCGCGATCTCCGAGGCGGCGATCGCGCTCTTTCTCGAACACGGCTTCCAGCAGGTCCCGGTGGCGCGGGTGGCCGAGGCCGCCGAGGTCTCCAAGCGCACGCTCTTCGCCTACTTCCCGACGAAGGAAGACCTCGTGGTGCACCGCCTCGCCGACCACGAGACCGAGATCGCCCGCGTGGTCCGGTCCCGTCCGCCCGGCACCGCGCCCCTGGCCGCCGTGCGCGGGAACTTCCTCGGCGGACTGCGTGAGCGGGACCCGTTCACCGGGCTCAACGACCGTCCCGAGGTGCGCAGACTCCATCGGATGATCGTCGAAGCGCCCTCGCTGGTGGCCCGGATGGAACGGTTCCGGACCGGCGCCGAGCATGCGCTCGCCCAGGCCCTGCGGGAGACGGCGGACACGAGCGGACTCACCGCGCGGCTGGCCGCCGTCCAGATCGTCGCGGTGCACTGGGCGCTGGCGCAGGACAACGCGGCGCGCATGGCGGACGGGGAGAGCGCCGACGAGCGTCTCGCGGGCGCGGTGGCCGACGCGGAACACGCGTTCGCGCTGCTGGAGAATGGCTTGAACGGACCGCAGGGCCTGCCTCCCGGGCGGTGA
- the puuE gene encoding allantoinase PuuE, with product MPEHQRDLVGHGAEPPHAAWPGGARVAVSLVLNYEEGGERNVLEGDPASEGFLHELVGAPPVVGGRDLNAESMFAYGSRAGFWRVHRTLAAHGAPLTVYAVGQALERNPEAARAMGAAGWEVAGHGWRWIDYREVPEETERADVARTVATIERLVGRRPVGWYTGRTGPNTRRLVAEEGGFLYDSDDYADDLPFYTVAAGRPHLVVPYGLDTNDARFLLVHGFTTAGDMLAYLNDTFDTLHAEGADRPRMMSVGLHCRIIGRPGRIRALDGFLDHVAQRGGAWITTREQIARHWLTTHPPSRSR from the coding sequence GTGCCCGAGCATCAGCGCGACCTCGTCGGCCATGGCGCCGAGCCGCCGCACGCCGCCTGGCCCGGCGGTGCCCGTGTCGCCGTCAGCCTGGTGCTCAACTACGAGGAGGGCGGCGAGCGGAACGTCCTGGAGGGAGACCCCGCCTCCGAGGGTTTCCTGCATGAACTCGTCGGCGCGCCGCCCGTGGTGGGCGGGCGCGACCTGAACGCCGAGTCGATGTTCGCCTACGGCTCGCGCGCCGGATTCTGGCGCGTCCACCGTACGCTCGCGGCACATGGCGCGCCGCTCACCGTGTACGCGGTGGGGCAGGCCCTCGAACGCAACCCGGAGGCGGCGCGGGCGATGGGCGCCGCCGGGTGGGAGGTGGCGGGCCACGGCTGGCGCTGGATCGACTACCGGGAGGTGCCCGAGGAGACCGAGCGCGCCGATGTCGCGCGGACGGTCGCGACCATCGAGCGGCTGGTGGGACGCCGCCCCGTCGGCTGGTACACCGGCCGGACGGGCCCGAACACCCGGCGCCTCGTCGCCGAGGAGGGCGGCTTCCTCTACGACTCCGACGACTACGCGGACGACCTGCCGTTCTATACGGTGGCGGCGGGCCGTCCGCATCTCGTGGTGCCGTACGGCCTCGACACGAACGACGCCAGGTTCCTGCTCGTCCACGGCTTCACGACCGCCGGTGACATGCTCGCCTATCTCAACGACACGTTCGACACCCTCCACGCCGAGGGCGCCGACCGCCCGCGCATGATGAGCGTCGGCCTGCACTGCCGGATCATCGGCCGCCCCGGCCGCATCCGCGCGCTCGACGGCTTCCTGGACCATGTCGCCCAGCGCGGCGGGGCCTGGATCACCACCCGTGAGCAGATCGCGCGCCACTGGCTGACCACGCACCCGCCATCGCGCTCGCGCTGA
- a CDS encoding FG-GAP repeat protein, translating to MRLPAVAAAVLPAVVLSVSVTPTATAAPVPYRGANTAAVQDDFNGDGYRDLAVGAPGADNGTVSGAGAVVVLYGAASSVEPGRRLVITQATAGIPGGPERDDGFGQFVASADVDRDGYADLLVGAPSEDVRPGDSRGSLTVVWGGPKGLKDGANIAPPPGFGDGLTHCRFGEGMATGDMNGDGAPEVSVSTACEGVSYTGPFTRSGKAREGELMTRLGTMRGVAMGDVNRDGRADRFWLPGPTGGDMRGPVLLDAIDPLTGMAARLPHADGHTGRIGDVNGDGYGDLVTGIAQDSSLDGPGAARRGGEIQVLYGGPRGITPQQRPTVLHQDTPGVPGTAADADLFGAALSVGHLDGDAYADVAVGAPNERVGGQDGAGAVTVLRGSAKGLTTAKAAVYTQNTTGVPGGAEGYDEFGVTVHLADLTKDKRAELVVGVPGENEDGCVWAARGTSVGPAVNGSAGICGSRVGLTLSQEGRFGAALTSARSIG from the coding sequence TTGCGCCTGCCTGCTGTCGCCGCCGCCGTTCTTCCCGCGGTGGTGCTCTCCGTCTCGGTGACACCCACGGCCACCGCCGCCCCCGTCCCCTACCGGGGGGCCAACACCGCCGCCGTCCAGGACGACTTCAACGGGGACGGCTACCGCGATCTCGCCGTCGGTGCTCCCGGGGCGGACAACGGCACGGTTTCCGGGGCCGGTGCCGTGGTCGTTCTGTACGGGGCGGCGTCCTCGGTGGAGCCGGGGCGGCGGTTGGTGATCACTCAGGCCACGGCGGGCATACCCGGCGGGCCGGAGCGGGACGACGGCTTCGGGCAGTTCGTGGCGAGCGCCGACGTGGACCGTGACGGATATGCGGATCTGCTGGTGGGCGCACCTTCGGAGGATGTGCGTCCGGGGGACTCGCGCGGTTCGCTGACCGTGGTCTGGGGCGGGCCCAAGGGGCTGAAGGACGGCGCGAACATCGCGCCGCCGCCGGGGTTCGGGGACGGCCTGACCCACTGCCGCTTCGGGGAGGGCATGGCGACGGGCGACATGAACGGGGACGGCGCGCCCGAGGTGAGCGTCTCCACGGCCTGCGAGGGCGTCTCCTACACGGGCCCGTTCACCCGCTCGGGCAAGGCCCGTGAGGGCGAGCTCATGACTCGTCTGGGCACCATGCGCGGCGTGGCGATGGGGGACGTGAACCGCGACGGCAGGGCGGACCGGTTCTGGCTGCCCGGCCCGACCGGGGGCGACATGCGCGGACCGGTGCTCCTCGACGCCATCGACCCGCTGACCGGCATGGCCGCCCGGCTGCCGCACGCCGACGGGCACACGGGGCGGATCGGCGACGTGAACGGCGACGGCTACGGGGATCTCGTCACGGGCATCGCGCAGGACAGCTCCCTCGACGGCCCCGGTGCCGCCCGCCGGGGCGGCGAGATCCAGGTGCTGTACGGCGGCCCGCGCGGGATCACCCCGCAGCAGCGGCCCACCGTCCTCCACCAGGACACCCCGGGTGTGCCCGGCACGGCGGCGGACGCCGATCTCTTCGGCGCGGCGCTGAGCGTCGGTCACCTCGACGGGGACGCGTACGCCGATGTGGCCGTGGGCGCCCCCAACGAGCGGGTCGGCGGCCAGGACGGCGCAGGCGCGGTGACGGTGCTGCGGGGCTCGGCCAAGGGGCTGACCACGGCGAAGGCGGCCGTGTACACGCAGAACACCACGGGGGTGCCGGGCGGCGCCGAGGGGTACGACGAGTTCGGCGTCACCGTCCATCTTGCCGACCTCACCAAGGACAAGCGGGCCGAGCTGGTCGTCGGTGTCCCCGGGGAGAACGAGGACGGCTGTGTGTGGGCCGCCCGGGGCACCTCCGTCGGCCCGGCCGTCAACGGCTCCGCCGGGATCTGCGGCAGCCGGGTCGGCCTGACCCTCTCCCAGGAGGGCCGCTTCGGCGCCGCCCTGACCAGCGCCCGCTCGATCGGCTGA
- a CDS encoding TetR family transcriptional regulator has translation MTVDAADAPGRRERKKQRTRDALARAALELFTTKGFEATTVDEIAEAVDVSQRTFYRYYPAKEDVAFAVQAISEDHFVEALRARPAHEAPFEAMRNAMLAAWDTIEEAVGEVVPVELHMRTYQVIESTPALLAVRIRRSLETEEKIARILAAREGLDLDTDPRPRIAVAAFGSAMQVADRIWNARGDHSREAIRAIAADCLDQLRPAVAESWRT, from the coding sequence GTGACAGTCGATGCCGCGGACGCCCCCGGGCGGCGCGAGCGCAAGAAGCAGCGGACACGCGACGCGCTGGCGCGCGCCGCGCTGGAACTGTTCACCACGAAGGGCTTCGAGGCGACCACCGTCGACGAGATCGCCGAGGCGGTGGACGTCTCCCAGCGCACCTTCTACCGCTACTACCCCGCCAAGGAGGACGTGGCCTTCGCGGTGCAGGCGATCTCCGAGGACCACTTCGTCGAGGCCCTGCGCGCCCGCCCCGCCCACGAGGCCCCCTTCGAGGCGATGCGGAACGCGATGCTGGCCGCCTGGGACACGATCGAGGAGGCGGTCGGCGAGGTCGTCCCGGTCGAGCTGCACATGCGGACCTACCAGGTGATCGAGTCCACCCCGGCGCTGCTCGCCGTCCGTATCCGCCGCTCCCTGGAGACCGAGGAGAAGATCGCCCGCATCCTCGCCGCCCGTGAGGGCCTCGACCTCGACACGGACCCCCGCCCCAGGATCGCGGTGGCCGCGTTCGGCAGCGCGATGCAGGTCGCGGACCGTATCTGGAACGCCCGCGGCGACCACAGCCGAGAGGCCATCCGCGCCATCGCCGCCGACTGCCTGGACCAGCTCCGCCCGGCGGTGGCGGAGAGCTGGCGCACCTGA